One Cinclus cinclus chromosome 24, bCinCin1.1, whole genome shotgun sequence genomic window carries:
- the LOC134053172 gene encoding mediator of DNA damage checkpoint protein 1-like — translation MVKAAGGDGAEAGAGVALCRERTGPVGRGLPALRPPAPPAVPRPRPRTHRRCCCCCAAAAPAGMRLRPRPAGSRCRSRSPPQPRPRRRFFRSGDTDEPRGHRAAASPSPATRRGRPRGCDPPQPPHLRGTAGPDPRTPPVPGGDPEGRGASPFIPGVTGIAEPHPRVAGAGLWDDALDILERAWRGTDRPLAWGGLKDAPRDGDGSRATSAARFHGNPWENRENQSSLPSSGDSGRAGTEPEPEPATGTGTGHRNRNRPPEPATGTGTGHRNRNRPPEPEPATRTGTGTGTGHRNRHRNRHRNRPPEPATGTGHRNRNRPPEPATGTGTGTGTGHRNRNRPPEPAPAPATGTGTGHRNRPPEPEPATGTGHQNRNRPPEPATGTGTGHRNRPPEQEPATGTGHQNRNRPPEPATGTGTGNRNRPPEPATGTGTGHWNRHRNRPPEPATRTGTGHRPPEPATGTGHGTGHRNRTPEPATGTGTGTGHRNRNRPPEPEPATGTGHRHRNRPPELEPATRTGHQNLPPEPDPEPEPEPATGPGTRTGTGHRTRNQNQNLPPEPDMELATGPGHRNRHQNRNRPPEPEPALATRSEEKFRSRPGEKFGKRQRKKY, via the exons ATGGTGAAGGCGGCGGGGGGCGATGGAGCTGAGGCCGGGGCTGGGGTCGCGCTGTGCCGGGAGAGGACAGGCCCGGTGGGGCGGGGGCTGCCCGCTCTGCGTCCCCCGGCCCCTCCCGCTGTCCCCCGGCCCAGGCCCCGCACTCAccggcgctgctgctgctgctgcgctGCGGCGGCGCCCGCCGGGATGCGGCTCCGTCCCCGCCCCGCCGGGTCCCGCTGCCGTTCCCGGTccccgccgcagccccggccccgccgccgttTCTTCCGCTCCGGAGACACCGACGAACCACGTGGGCACCGGGCGGCCGCCAGCCCCTCCCCCGCCAcgcgccggggccgcccccggGGCTGTgaccccccccaacccccccaccTCCGGGGCACGGCCGGTCCCG ACCCCCGGACCCCTCCCGTGCCCGGCGGAGACCCCGAGGGCCGGGGGGCTTCTCCCTTCATCCCGGGGGTCACCGGCATCGCGGAGCCGCATCCCCGCGTGGCGGGGGCTGGG CTCTGGGATGACGCCTTGGATATCCTGGAGAGAGCCTGGAGGGGCACGGACAGACCCCTGGCGTGGGGG GGGCTGAAGGATGCCCCGAGGGATGGGGACGGCTCCAGAGCCACCTCTGCTGCCCGGTTCCATGGGAACCCttgggaaaacagggaaaaccagtcctcccttcccagcagcGGGGATTCAGGCAGGG CGGGAACGGAACCGGAACCGGAACCGGCCACCGGAACCGGAACCGGCCACCGGAACCGGAACCGGCCACCAGAACCGGCCACCGGAACCGGAACCGGCCACCGGAACCGGAACCGGCCACCGGAACCGGAACCGGCCACCAGAACCGGAACCGGCACCGGAACCGGCCACCGGAACCGGCACCGGAACCGGCACCGGAACCGGCCACCGGAACCGGCCACCGGAACCGGCCACCGGAACCGGAACCGGCCACCGGAACCGGCCACCGGAACCGGAACCGGCACCGGAACCGGCCACCGGAACCGGAACCGGCCACCGgaaccggcaccggcaccggccaCCGGAACCGGAACCGGCCACCGGAACCGGCCACCGGAACCGGAACCGGCCACCGGAACCGGCCACCAGAACCGGAACCGGCCACCGGAACCGGCCACCGGAACCGGAACCGGCCACCGGAACCGGCCACCAGAACAGGAACCGGCCACTGGAACCGGCCACCAGAACCGGAACCGGCCACCGGAACCGGCCACCGGAACCGGAACCGGCAACCGGAACCGGCCACCGGAACCGGCCACCGGAACCGGAACCGGCCACTGGAACCGGCACCGGAACCGGCCTCCGGAACCGGCCACCAGAACCGGAACCGGCCACCGGCCACCAGAACCTGCCACCGGAACCGGCCATGGAACTGGCCACCGGAACCGGACACCGGAACCGGCCACCGGAACCGGCACCGGAACCGGCCACAGGAACCGGAACCGGCCACCAGAACCGGAACCGGCCACTGGAACCGGCCACCGACACCGGAACCGGCCACCGGAACTGGAACCGGCCACCAGAACCGGCCACCAGAACCTGCCACCGGAACCGGACCCGGAACCAGAACCGGAACCGGCCACCGGACCCGGAACCAGAACCGGAACCGGCCACCGGACCCGGAACCAGAACCAGAACCTGCCACCGGAACCGGACATGGAACTGGCCACCGGACCCGGCCACCGGAACCGGCACCAGAACCGGAACCGGCCACCAGAACCAGAACCAGCACTGGCCACCAGGAGCG aggaaaaattcCGCTCCCGACCCGGCGAGAAATTCGGgaagaggcaaagaaaaaaatattaa
- the TBKBP1 gene encoding TANK-binding kinase 1-binding protein 1, producing the protein MDSMFEDDISILTQEALGPDEDWLDSPNTDLSGEMCSASHFALITAYDDIKNRLTGLERENSTLKRRLKMYEVKYPLIGEFGEEHIFSLYEAKENSLLKSEKASLQQQLNQFQHELQKSKEREEQLEEMIQAYEKLCVEKADLETELGEMRALVETHLSRIRSLEQQLRQRDSGAFPGLGTQDVPFIALHPNPGLSHVLERAGGWQSRGLEAELEAARQENQRAQHREEHLKAECERLQEELKHLQDTREQEQSELNMAWVKKVGDDQVNLALAYTELTEELCRLRNLSSLQSQILRALLQEKSLNGGQRHSPLSQCHSPAQQRRSPAPQCPSPVPPGRSQCQSPVLQRRSPGPPSQSPAQQRRSPAPGPCQSPAQQRRSPVPPPSQSPAQQRRSPAPPPPPCPSPTSASPHRLPGERMELGYAKPSSRHIKAGFQGRRSYSEVTNVALYQQSRSLWLQPEASTLPKHRPYGEVYLGGAGAPLSAHEPFEEHVRFEKQSSDEEEWALPSPPSPEAGAIRCASFCAGFPVPDADTVHRTAAAYARAEHAQSWPSINLLLETVDSEVRSCPLCQLAFPIGYPDDALVKHIDSHLENSKI; encoded by the exons ATGGACTCCATGTTCGAGGACGACATCAGCATCCTGACACAGGAGGCGCTGGGGCCGGACGAGGACTGGCTGGACAGCCCCAACACCGACCTGTCGGGAGAGATGTGCTCGGCCTCGCACTTCGCCCTCATCACCGCCTACGATGACATCAAGAACCGGCTCACGGGGCTCGAGAGGGAGAACTCCACGCTCAAGCGCCGCCTCAAGATGTACGAGGTCAAG TACCCCCTGATCGGCGAATTCGGCGAGGAGCACATCTTCTCCCTCTACGAGGCCAAGGAGAATTCGCTGCTCAAGAGCGAGAAGGCGtcgctgcagcagcagctcaacCAGTTCCAGCACGAG CTGCAGAAGAGCAAAGAgcgggaggagcagctggaggagatgATCCAGGCGTACGAGAAGCTGTGCGTGGAGAAGGCGGACCTGGAGACCGAGCTGGGAGAGATG CGGGCGCTGGTGGAGACGCACCTGAGCCGCATCCGCAgcttggagcagcagctgaggcagcgCGACAGCGGCGCCTTCCCCGGGCTGGGCACCCAGGACGTGCCTTTCATCGCCCTGCACCCCAACCCCGGCCTGAGCCACG TGCTGGAGCGAGCCGGGGGCTGGCAGAGCCGCGGGCTggaggctgagctggaggcGGCGCGGCAGGAGAACCAGCGAGCCCAGCACCGCGAGGAGCATCTCAAGGCAGAGTGcgagaggctgcaggaggagctgaagcACCTGCAGGACACCCGGGAGCAG gagcagTCGGAGCTGAACATGGCCTGGGTGAAGAAGGTGGGCGATGACCA GGTGAACCTGGCCCTGGCCTACACGGAGCTGACGGAGGAGCTGTGCCGCCTGCGGAACctcagctccctgcagagccagatCCTGCGGGcgctgctgcaggaaaagagtCTCAACGGTG GCCAGCGCCACTCGCCGCTGTCCCAGTGTCACTCCCCGGCTCAGCAGCGCCGCTCGCCCGCCCCGCAGTGCCCCTCGCCCGTTCCACCGGGACGCTCCCAGTGCCAATCTCCCGTTCTCCAACGCCGCTCACCGGGACCCCCGAGCCAATCTCCGGCCCAGCAGCGCCGCTCGCCGGCCCCCGGCCCTTGCCAGTCCCCTGCCCAGCAGCGCCGCTCCCCGGTGCCACCCCCGAGCCAGTCGCCCGCCCAGCAGCGCCGCTCGCCAGCGCCGCCACCTCCGCCTTGCCCGTCCCCAACCTCGGCGTCCCCGCACCGCCTGCCCGGCgagaggatggagctgggctACGCCAAACCCTCGAGTCGCCACATCAAGGCCGGCTTCCAGGGCCGCCGCAGCTACTCGGAGGTGACCAACGTGGCCCTGTACCAGCAGAGCCGCTCGCTCTGGCTGCAGCCCGAAGCCTCCACGCTCCCCAAGCACCGGCCCTACGGCGAGGTTTATCTGGggggggctggagcccctctgagCGCCCACGAGCCTTTCGAGGAGCACGTCCGCTTCGAGAAGCAGTCGTCGGATGAGGAGGAGTGGGCGCTGCCCAGCCCACCCAGCCCCGAGGCCGGTGCCATCCGCTGCGCCTCCTTCTGCGCCGGTTTCCCCGTGCCCGACGCCGACACCGTGCACCGGACGGCGGCCGCCTACGCCCGGGCCGAGCACGCCCAGTCCTGGCCTTCCATCAAT ctgctgctggagacgGTGGACTCGGAGGTGCGGAGCTGCCCGCTGTGCCAGCTGGCCTTCCCCATCGGGTACCCGGACGATGCCCTGGTCAAACACATCGACTCGCACCTGGAGAACAGCAAGATCTGA